From Paracoccus aminovorans, one genomic window encodes:
- a CDS encoding RNA degradosome polyphosphate kinase, translating into MTQADFLKSSFPAPRDLPDGPPEGPARFFNREISWLAFNWRVLDEARNPRVPLLERLRFLSISATNLDEFYTVRVAGLRELVREGNATLSDDGLTPAEQLVLVNADARRLMGAQQSVWNGLRREMEEAEITILSRSRITRGEEEFLRRHFMEQVFPVLSPLAIDPAHPFPFIPNAGFSLALELARESDGQRMQALLPIPQQIARFVPLPGGKRFLRLEDLLLMHLPSLFPGYRDIGHCAFRVLRDSDLEVEEEAEDLVREFETALKRRRRGSVIRLKITAGAPDRMRQLIMEKLAVDPEEVIEVEGLLGVADLRELVLDGRRDLQWPAFTPRVPERVQDHDGDMFDAIRQKDMLLHHPYETFDMVVRFLAQAARDPNVLAIKQTLYRTSRDSPIVDALCEAAESGKSVTALIELKARFDEAANIRQSRRLERAGAHVVYGFMQYKTHAKISTVVRREGEQLVTYSHFGTGNYHPITARIYTDLSLFTCDPALGRDASKVFNFLSGYVQPDGLENMAISPIDLKERLLALIARESDFARRGRPAEIWAKMNSVIEKDVIDALYAASQAGVRINLVIRGICGLRPGIAGLSENIRVKSIVGRFLEHSRIVCFGNGHALPSKRARVFISSADWMGRNLSRRVETLIECMNETVKAQITSQIMAANMADEAQSWLLQPDGRYLRYLPAGRDDLFSCHKFFMENPSLSGRGSAGARDVPALTHSTD; encoded by the coding sequence ATGACCCAGGCCGATTTCCTGAAATCCTCGTTTCCCGCCCCGCGCGACCTGCCCGACGGCCCGCCCGAAGGTCCGGCGCGCTTCTTCAACCGCGAGATCAGCTGGCTCGCCTTCAACTGGCGCGTGCTGGACGAGGCCCGCAACCCGCGCGTGCCGCTGTTGGAGCGGCTGCGCTTCCTGTCGATCAGCGCCACCAACCTGGACGAATTCTATACCGTCCGCGTCGCCGGGCTGCGCGAGCTGGTGCGCGAGGGCAATGCCACGCTGTCGGACGACGGGCTGACGCCGGCCGAGCAGCTGGTGCTGGTCAATGCCGACGCCCGCCGGCTGATGGGCGCGCAGCAATCGGTCTGGAACGGGCTGCGGCGCGAGATGGAAGAGGCCGAGATCACCATCCTGTCGCGTTCGCGCATCACCCGCGGCGAAGAGGAGTTCCTGCGCCGGCATTTCATGGAACAGGTGTTCCCGGTGCTGTCGCCGCTGGCCATCGACCCGGCGCACCCGTTCCCCTTCATCCCCAATGCTGGGTTTTCGCTGGCGCTGGAACTGGCGCGGGAAAGCGACGGCCAGCGGATGCAGGCGCTGCTGCCGATCCCGCAGCAGATCGCCCGTTTCGTGCCGCTGCCCGGCGGCAAGCGCTTCCTGCGGCTGGAAGACCTGCTGCTGATGCACCTGCCGAGCCTGTTCCCGGGCTATCGCGACATCGGCCATTGCGCCTTTCGGGTCTTGCGCGACAGCGATCTTGAGGTCGAGGAAGAAGCCGAGGACCTTGTGCGCGAATTCGAGACCGCGCTGAAGCGCCGCCGCCGCGGCAGCGTCATCCGGTTGAAGATCACCGCCGGCGCCCCCGACCGCATGCGGCAGCTGATCATGGAAAAGCTCGCCGTCGACCCCGAGGAGGTGATCGAGGTCGAAGGGCTTCTGGGCGTCGCCGACCTGCGCGAGCTGGTGCTGGACGGCCGCCGCGACCTGCAATGGCCCGCCTTCACCCCGCGCGTGCCCGAGCGTGTGCAGGACCACGACGGCGACATGTTCGACGCCATCCGGCAAAAGGACATGCTGCTGCACCACCCCTACGAGACCTTCGACATGGTGGTCCGCTTTCTGGCCCAGGCGGCGCGCGATCCGAATGTGCTGGCGATCAAGCAGACGCTCTATCGCACCTCGCGCGACAGTCCCATCGTGGACGCGCTGTGCGAGGCGGCGGAATCGGGCAAGTCCGTCACCGCGCTGATCGAGCTGAAGGCCCGCTTCGACGAGGCCGCGAACATCCGCCAGAGCCGCCGGCTGGAACGCGCGGGCGCCCATGTCGTCTATGGCTTCATGCAATACAAGACCCACGCCAAGATCAGCACCGTGGTCCGGCGCGAAGGCGAGCAGCTGGTGACCTACAGCCATTTCGGCACCGGCAACTATCACCCGATCACCGCGCGCATCTATACCGACCTGTCGCTGTTCACCTGCGATCCGGCGCTGGGACGCGACGCCTCCAAGGTGTTCAACTTCCTGTCCGGCTACGTCCAGCCCGACGGGCTGGAGAACATGGCGATCTCGCCCATCGACCTCAAGGAGCGGCTGCTGGCGCTGATCGCGCGCGAATCCGACTTCGCCCGCCGCGGCCGCCCGGCCGAGATCTGGGCCAAGATGAACAGCGTGATCGAAAAGGACGTGATCGACGCGCTTTACGCCGCAAGCCAGGCCGGGGTCCGCATCAACCTGGTGATCCGCGGCATCTGCGGGCTGCGGCCGGGCATCGCCGGCCTGTCCGAGAACATCCGCGTCAAGTCCATCGTCGGCCGGTTCCTGGAACATTCCCGCATCGTCTGTTTCGGGAACGGCCATGCCTTGCCCTCGAAACGGGCGCGCGTCTTCATCAGCTCGGCCGACTGGATGGGCCGCAACCTGTCGCGCCGGGTCGAGACCCTGATCGAATGCATGAACGAGACGGTGAAGGCCCAGATCACCAGCCAGATCATGGCGGCGAACATGGCAGACGAGGCGCAAAGCTGGCTGCTGCAGCCCGACGGGCGCTATCTGCGCTATCTGCCGGCCGGGCGGGACGACCTGTTTTCCTGTCACAAGTTCTTCATGGAAAACCCTTCATTGTCCGGCCGGGGCAGCGCCGGCGCCCGTGACGTTCCGGCCCTGACGCACTCGACGGATTGA
- a CDS encoding P-loop NTPase family protein has translation MARQLALDLTIPPALSREDFLTTGANRDARAMLDAPARWPQGRLLLIGGPGAGKTHLCGVWASEQDAHVTQAWTLTPANADELVPEGGALVIEDAEEIGGKPEAEQGLFHLWNLAGARHSLLLISARAAPRDWGLRLPDLRSRLETAAQALLGPPDDALLPAVLVKLFADRQLQAPPEVIDWLALRMERDLDLARRLVAAIDRESLAGRRAITRRLAAELLDKLAPADT, from the coding sequence TTGGCCCGCCAGCTTGCCCTGGATCTGACGATCCCGCCCGCGCTGTCGCGCGAGGATTTCCTGACCACCGGCGCCAACCGCGACGCCCGGGCGATGCTGGATGCTCCGGCGCGCTGGCCGCAGGGCCGGCTGTTGCTGATCGGCGGGCCGGGGGCGGGCAAGACGCATCTCTGCGGGGTCTGGGCGTCCGAACAGGACGCCCATGTCACGCAAGCCTGGACCCTGACCCCCGCCAATGCCGACGAGCTGGTGCCCGAAGGCGGCGCGCTGGTGATCGAGGACGCCGAGGAAATCGGCGGCAAGCCCGAGGCCGAGCAGGGGCTCTTCCACCTGTGGAACCTGGCAGGCGCCCGGCATTCGCTGCTGCTGATCTCGGCCCGCGCCGCGCCGCGCGACTGGGGGCTGCGCCTGCCGGACCTGCGCTCGCGGCTGGAGACGGCGGCGCAGGCGCTCTTGGGTCCGCCCGACGACGCGCTGCTGCCGGCGGTGCTGGTCAAGCTTTTCGCCGACCGCCAGTTGCAGGCGCCGCCCGAGGTGATCGACTGGCTGGCGTTGCGCATGGAGCGCGACCTGGACCTGGCGCGGCGGCTGGTCGCCGCCATCGACCGGGAATCGCTGGCCGGCCGCCGCGCCATCACCCGCCGCTTGGCGGCCGAGCTTCTGGACAAGCTCGCCCCCGCCGACACATGA
- a CDS encoding AI-2E family transporter: MQLPVQKQVWYWGGAGLLVLLALWGLGNAMMPFILGAAVAYLLDPLADRLERLGLSRTLAVVVITLAAILILVAVVLMLVPLLIEQTTALINTAPQMAEQLQQFLMNRFPEIFTEGSTVNTALTDLGKTISAKGGQLVSTVLGSVMGVFGVLMLLVVAPVVAFYLLLDWDAMVARLDELLPRDHADTIRALARDIDKALSGFVRGQGLVILILGTFYSIGLGAVGLPFGVAIGVMAASLSFIPYVGVLIGGATAIGVALFSFWGDPVWIAAVVAIFAAGQFVEGNFLQPKIVGTSVGLHPVWLMLALTVFGTLFGFVGLLVAVPLAAALGVLVRFAAGRYKESALYTGREVPAPPAPPTLIELVPRGTTAHIRRLAQLSHDVRVAEIQRQEELADLVEERQDRAEKRKLPDIDPEGPPSPVELHAAAREAERQDREQKRKDD, from the coding sequence ATGCAGCTGCCGGTGCAGAAACAGGTCTGGTACTGGGGCGGGGCGGGGCTGCTTGTGCTGCTGGCGCTCTGGGGCCTGGGCAATGCGATGATGCCCTTCATCCTGGGCGCCGCCGTCGCCTATCTGCTGGACCCGCTGGCCGACCGGCTGGAGCGGCTGGGCCTATCGCGGACGCTGGCGGTGGTGGTCATCACCCTGGCCGCGATCCTGATCCTGGTCGCGGTGGTGCTGATGCTGGTGCCGCTGCTGATCGAACAGACCACCGCCCTGATCAACACCGCGCCGCAGATGGCCGAGCAGCTGCAGCAGTTCCTGATGAACCGCTTCCCCGAGATCTTTACCGAGGGCAGCACCGTCAACACCGCGCTGACCGATCTCGGCAAGACCATCAGCGCCAAGGGCGGCCAGCTGGTCTCGACCGTGCTCGGCTCGGTCATGGGGGTCTTCGGCGTGCTGATGCTCTTGGTGGTGGCGCCGGTGGTGGCCTTCTACCTGCTGCTCGACTGGGACGCCATGGTGGCACGGCTGGACGAGCTGCTGCCGCGCGACCATGCCGACACCATCCGCGCGCTGGCCCGCGACATCGACAAGGCGCTGTCGGGATTCGTGCGCGGGCAGGGGCTGGTGATCCTGATCCTCGGCACCTTCTATTCCATCGGGCTGGGCGCGGTCGGGCTGCCCTTCGGCGTCGCCATCGGGGTCATGGCGGCCTCGCTGTCCTTCATCCCCTATGTGGGGGTGCTGATCGGCGGCGCCACCGCCATCGGGGTGGCGCTGTTCAGCTTCTGGGGCGATCCGGTCTGGATCGCCGCCGTGGTCGCGATCTTTGCCGCCGGCCAGTTCGTCGAGGGCAATTTCCTGCAACCCAAGATCGTCGGCACCTCGGTGGGGCTGCATCCGGTCTGGCTGATGCTGGCCCTGACCGTGTTCGGCACGCTCTTCGGCTTCGTCGGGCTTCTGGTCGCGGTGCCGCTGGCCGCCGCCCTGGGCGTGCTGGTGCGCTTCGCCGCCGGCCGCTACAAGGAAAGCGCCCTCTATACCGGGCGCGAGGTGCCGGCGCCGCCCGCGCCGCCGACGCTGATCGAACTGGTGCCGCGGGGCACCACCGCCCATATCCGCCGCCTGGCGCAGCTGTCGCATGACGTGCGCGTGGCCGAGATCCAGCGCCAGGAAGAGCTGGCCGATCTGGTCGAGGAACGCCAGGACCGGGCCGAGAAGCGCAAGCTGCCCGACATCGATCCCGAAGGCCCGCCCTCGCCGGTCGAGCTGCATGCCGCGGCCCGCGAGGCCGAAAGGCAGGACCGTGAACAGAAGCGCAAGGACGACTGA
- the proS gene encoding proline--tRNA ligase: protein MRLTRYFMPVLKEDPKEAQIVSHRLMLRAGMIKQQAAGIYSWLPMGFKVLGNIQRIVHEEQARAGHIAMLMPTLQPADLWRESGRYDDYGEEMLRINDRHKRDLLYGPTNEEMITDIFRSHVNSYKDLPLTLYHIQWKFRDEIRPRFGVMRGREFLMKDGYNFDLTKEDALHAYNRHLVSYLRTYERMGLQAIPMRADGGPIGGDYTHEFLVLAETGESEVFYDSEITDLKFGTRAIDYDSVEECQAVLEEFTSRYARTDETHDEALFAQVPEERRRSARGIEVGQIFYFGTKYSEPMGATVVGPDGARVPVHMGSHGIGVSRLLGAIIEASHDDKGIIWPEGVTPFHVGIVNLKQGDASTDSACEALYAELKTQGFDPLYDDRDERAGAKFATMDLIGLPWRITVGPRGLAANKVELTSRRTGTSVEMSPQDAVARLKEIYRPVFDAAK from the coding sequence ATGCGTCTTACGCGCTATTTCATGCCCGTTCTGAAGGAAGACCCCAAAGAGGCCCAGATCGTCAGCCACCGGCTGATGCTGCGTGCCGGCATGATCAAGCAGCAGGCGGCGGGCATCTATTCCTGGCTGCCGATGGGCTTCAAGGTGCTGGGCAACATCCAGCGCATCGTGCACGAGGAACAGGCCCGCGCCGGCCATATCGCCATGCTGATGCCGACCCTGCAACCGGCCGACCTGTGGCGCGAAAGCGGCCGCTACGACGACTACGGCGAAGAGATGCTGCGCATCAACGACCGCCACAAGCGCGACCTGCTCTACGGGCCCACCAACGAAGAGATGATCACCGACATCTTCCGGTCGCACGTGAACAGCTACAAGGACCTGCCGCTGACGCTGTATCACATCCAGTGGAAGTTCCGCGACGAGATCCGCCCCCGCTTCGGCGTCATGCGCGGCCGCGAATTCCTGATGAAGGACGGCTACAATTTCGACCTGACCAAGGAAGACGCGCTGCACGCCTACAACCGGCACCTGGTCAGCTATCTGCGCACCTATGAACGCATGGGCCTGCAGGCGATCCCGATGCGCGCCGACGGCGGCCCGATCGGCGGCGACTATACGCATGAATTCCTGGTGCTGGCCGAGACCGGCGAATCCGAGGTCTTCTACGACAGCGAGATCACCGACCTGAAGTTCGGCACCCGCGCCATCGACTATGACAGCGTCGAGGAATGCCAGGCGGTGCTGGAGGAATTCACCAGCCGCTACGCCCGCACCGACGAGACCCATGACGAGGCGCTGTTCGCCCAGGTCCCCGAGGAACGCCGCCGTTCCGCGCGCGGCATCGAGGTCGGGCAGATCTTCTATTTCGGCACCAAATATTCCGAGCCGATGGGCGCCACCGTCGTCGGTCCCGACGGCGCCCGCGTGCCGGTGCACATGGGTTCGCACGGCATCGGCGTCTCGCGCCTTCTGGGGGCCATCATCGAGGCGAGCCACGACGACAAGGGCATCATCTGGCCCGAGGGCGTGACCCCCTTTCATGTCGGCATCGTCAACCTGAAACAGGGCGACGCCTCGACCGACAGCGCCTGCGAAGCGCTTTACGCCGAACTGAAAACGCAGGGCTTCGACCCGCTCTACGACGACCGGGACGAGCGCGCGGGGGCGAAATTCGCCACCATGGACCTGATCGGCCTGCCCTGGCGCATCACCGTCGGGCCGCGCGGGTTGGCGGCGAACAAGGTCGAGTTGACCTCGCGCCGCACGGGCACATCGGTCGAGATGTCGCCGCAGGACGCGGTGGCGCGGCTGAAGGAGATCTATCGGCCGGTGTTCGACGCGGCGAAGTGA
- the gmd gene encoding GDP-mannose 4,6-dehydratase, with protein sequence MKKALITGVTGQDGSYLAEFLLEKGYEVHGIKRRASSFNTQRVDHIFQDPHEAGARFFLHYGDLTDTSNLTRIMAEVRPDEVYNLGAQSHVAVSFEAPEYTADVDALGALRLLEAIRFLGLEKATRYYQASTSELYGLVRESPQTERTPFHPRSPYAVAKLYAYWIAVNYREAYGMFACNGILFNHESPRRGETFVTRKITRGLANIAQGLERCLYMGNLDALRDWGHARDYVRMQWLMLQCDAPDDYVVATGEQHSVRQFLIWAAAELGLELEFRGTGVDEVAAVVSVTGDRAPAVRPGDVVMRVDPKYFRPAEVATLLGDASKAHQRLGWRPETGLREMIAEMVATDLTLARGHALLARHGMARPVAGEGQ encoded by the coding sequence GTGAAGAAGGCGCTGATCACCGGGGTGACGGGACAGGACGGGTCCTATCTGGCCGAGTTCCTGCTGGAAAAGGGTTACGAGGTGCATGGCATCAAGCGCCGCGCCTCGTCCTTCAACACCCAGCGGGTCGATCATATCTTTCAGGACCCGCATGAGGCCGGAGCGCGTTTCTTCCTGCATTACGGCGATTTGACCGACACGTCGAACCTGACGCGGATCATGGCCGAGGTGCGCCCGGACGAGGTCTATAACCTCGGCGCGCAATCCCATGTCGCCGTCAGTTTCGAGGCGCCGGAATATACCGCCGATGTCGATGCGCTCGGCGCGCTTCGGCTCTTGGAAGCGATCCGCTTCCTGGGGCTCGAGAAAGCGACGCGCTATTACCAGGCCTCGACCTCCGAGCTTTACGGGCTGGTGCGCGAGAGCCCGCAGACCGAACGCACCCCCTTCCATCCGCGCAGCCCCTATGCCGTGGCCAAGCTCTATGCCTATTGGATCGCGGTGAACTATCGCGAGGCCTACGGGATGTTCGCCTGCAACGGCATCCTCTTCAACCACGAGAGCCCGCGCCGGGGCGAGACCTTCGTCACCCGCAAGATCACCCGCGGGCTGGCCAATATCGCACAGGGGCTGGAGCGCTGCCTTTACATGGGCAACCTGGACGCGCTGCGCGACTGGGGCCATGCGCGGGATTACGTGCGGATGCAATGGCTGATGCTGCAATGCGATGCGCCCGACGACTATGTCGTCGCCACCGGCGAGCAGCATTCGGTGCGCCAGTTCCTGATCTGGGCGGCGGCCGAACTTGGATTGGAACTGGAGTTCCGCGGCACGGGCGTCGACGAGGTCGCGGCGGTCGTCTCGGTCACCGGCGACCGGGCGCCGGCCGTGCGGCCGGGCGACGTGGTGATGCGGGTCGATCCGAAATATTTCCGCCCGGCCGAGGTCGCGACCCTGCTGGGCGACGCCTCGAAGGCACATCAGCGCCTGGGCTGGCGCCCCGAGACCGGGCTCCGCGAGATGATCGCCGAGATGGTAGCGACCGATCTGACCCTGGCGCGAGGCCATGCGCTGCTGGCGCGGCACGGTATGGCTCGGCCCGTCGCCGGCGAGGGGCAATGA
- a CDS encoding GDP-L-fucose synthase family protein, with protein sequence MTRLLLTGGTGMVGRNLLAHPGIAAWQVMAPSRAELDLCDAAATRDWLLRHRPQAVVHAAGRVGGIQANIAEPVRFLEENARIGLNLIAACRAARVPVLLNLSSSCVYPRDLGRDLAEEQVLTGTLEPTNEGYALAKIMVMRLVEYAGREDPGLSWRTLIPCNLYGPHDSFDPARSHLLPAIIDKLHRAKVAGADEVVIWGDGTARREFMYAPDLADAILRALADPGAVPPVMNVGPGEDHSIDDYYRIAAEVIGWRGRFRHDPTRPVGMRQKLLSVARQAAWGWAPATPLRAGIAATYQHYLEHHA encoded by the coding sequence ATGACGCGGCTGCTGCTGACCGGCGGCACCGGCATGGTGGGTCGCAACCTGCTGGCGCATCCGGGCATCGCCGCGTGGCAGGTCATGGCGCCGTCCCGCGCGGAACTGGACCTTTGCGATGCGGCGGCAACCCGAGACTGGCTGCTGCGCCATCGGCCCCAGGCCGTGGTCCATGCCGCCGGCCGGGTGGGCGGCATCCAGGCCAATATCGCCGAGCCGGTGCGGTTCCTGGAGGAAAACGCCCGCATCGGCCTGAACCTGATCGCCGCCTGCCGGGCGGCGCGGGTGCCGGTGCTGCTGAATCTCAGTTCCAGCTGCGTCTATCCCCGGGACCTCGGTCGCGACCTTGCCGAGGAACAGGTCCTGACCGGCACGCTGGAACCCACGAACGAAGGCTATGCGCTGGCCAAGATCATGGTGATGCGGCTGGTCGAATATGCCGGCCGCGAGGACCCGGGCCTGTCGTGGCGCACGCTGATCCCCTGCAACCTCTACGGGCCGCACGACAGCTTCGATCCCGCGCGCTCGCATCTGCTGCCGGCGATCATCGACAAACTGCATCGCGCGAAGGTCGCGGGCGCGGACGAGGTCGTGATCTGGGGCGACGGCACGGCGCGGCGCGAGTTCATGTATGCGCCCGACCTCGCCGATGCGATCCTGCGGGCGCTGGCCGATCCGGGCGCGGTGCCGCCGGTGATGAATGTCGGCCCGGGCGAGGATCATTCCATCGACGACTATTACCGCATCGCCGCCGAGGTGATCGGCTGGCGGGGCCGTTTTCGCCACGACCCGACCCGGCCCGTCGGCATGCGGCAAAAGCTGCTCTCGGTGGCGCGGCAGGCCGCCTGGGGCTGGGCGCCTGCGACGCCCTTGCGCGCGGGCATTGCCGCGACCTACCAGCATTACCTGGAGCATCACGCATGA
- a CDS encoding DegT/DnrJ/EryC1/StrS family aminotransferase: protein MSRFPLATSSWDRAEREALQRVIDSDRFSMGPEVAAFEAEFARFAGSRFAVMVNSGSSANLAMVAALRHTANPALRLMPGDEVIVPAVSWSTTFFPLHQYGLHLKFVDIDRETLNYDLAALESAVTERTRAIMAVNLLGNPNDFDALRAIVGDRVLIEDNCESMGATFGTRQCGTFGVMGTFSTFFSHHISTMEGGLVVTDDEELYHILLALRAHGWTRNLPRFNRVTGEKSDDPFEESFRFVLPGYNLRPLEMSGALGRAQLEKLPALVTGRRANGALWQQAMADHPLFRIQRETGESSWFGFSLVLRPDTGLTRRAVLGRLDALGFETRPIVSGNFTKNPVLRLMDHSLHGPMSHAEEIDLNGFFIGNHHYDMGEAIGILAGFRG from the coding sequence ATGAGCCGCTTTCCTTTGGCGACCTCGAGCTGGGACCGGGCCGAGCGCGAGGCCCTGCAACGCGTCATCGATTCGGATCGCTTTTCCATGGGCCCCGAGGTCGCGGCCTTCGAGGCCGAGTTCGCCCGCTTCGCCGGCAGCCGCTTCGCGGTGATGGTGAATTCGGGCTCCTCGGCCAATCTCGCCATGGTGGCGGCGCTGCGCCATACGGCGAACCCCGCGCTGCGGCTGATGCCGGGCGACGAGGTGATCGTGCCCGCCGTCTCCTGGTCCACGACCTTCTTTCCGCTGCACCAATACGGGCTGCACCTGAAATTCGTCGACATCGACCGCGAGACGCTGAACTACGACCTCGCGGCGCTGGAAAGCGCGGTGACGGAGCGGACGCGCGCGATCATGGCGGTGAACCTGCTGGGCAATCCGAACGATTTCGACGCGCTCCGCGCCATCGTCGGCGACCGCGTGCTGATCGAGGACAATTGCGAATCGATGGGCGCCACTTTCGGCACCCGGCAATGCGGCACCTTCGGGGTGATGGGGACGTTCTCGACCTTCTTCTCGCATCACATCTCGACGATGGAGGGCGGGCTGGTCGTCACCGACGACGAGGAGCTTTACCATATCCTGCTGGCGCTGCGGGCGCATGGCTGGACCCGCAACCTGCCGAGATTCAACCGGGTGACCGGCGAGAAAAGCGACGATCCCTTCGAGGAAAGCTTTCGCTTCGTCCTGCCCGGCTACAACCTGCGGCCGCTGGAAATGTCGGGCGCGCTGGGGCGGGCGCAGCTGGAAAAGCTGCCCGCGCTGGTCACGGGTCGGCGGGCGAACGGCGCGTTGTGGCAGCAGGCGATGGCGGACCATCCGCTGTTCCGCATCCAGCGCGAGACCGGCGAAAGCAGCTGGTTCGGCTTTTCGCTGGTCCTGCGGCCGGACACCGGCCTGACCCGCCGCGCGGTGCTGGGCCGGCTCGACGCGCTGGGATTCGAGACCCGGCCCATCGTCAGCGGCAATTTTACCAAGAATCCCGTGTTGCGGCTGATGGACCACAGCCTGCACGGGCCGATGAGCCATGCCGAGGAGATCGACCTTAATGGTTTCTTCATCGGCAATCATCATTATGACATGGGCGAGGCGATCGGGATCCTGGCCGGATTCCGGGGCTGA
- a CDS encoding SGNH/GDSL hydrolase family protein — translation MGSARMKWIGTVLLGLALATLGGFLAWPEPSRPVTPVPQLGLAQGTAFQARLLPPQPGLTALPSVATGRAAAGASGQGYRHEWPGFHAMARFEGTGISLRFDDAINRWRVVLDGRSVEVSRPGTQDLRIEGLAPGPHDIRAEKISESPGPALFGGFFLDDPANALPPPAPAARLIEFIGDSDTVGFANTAKRRDCNDAEIYAATDTSRSFGPQVAAALGADYRIIARSGIGLLRNYGGADPDKTMDRLYPLALPGDPAAPALPQRPAGIVVIGLGSNVFGSALAPGERWTDKSQLRHDFGPALADFAAARARENPGALMVLLAFGEYGPELVEAHRAASELLTGKGIGNRLVILANPRRDACLWHPSAADHAMIAESLIQALHTPSAAGGD, via the coding sequence ATGGGTTCTGCACGGATGAAATGGATCGGCACCGTGCTGCTGGGCCTGGCGCTTGCCACGCTGGGCGGCTTTCTTGCCTGGCCCGAGCCGTCGCGTCCGGTCACGCCCGTGCCGCAACTGGGCCTGGCCCAGGGCACGGCATTTCAGGCCCGATTGCTTCCCCCCCAGCCCGGGCTGACCGCACTGCCCTCCGTGGCGACGGGGCGCGCGGCGGCCGGTGCCTCGGGCCAGGGCTACCGCCACGAATGGCCGGGCTTTCACGCCATGGCGCGCTTCGAGGGGACCGGGATCAGCCTGCGATTCGACGATGCGATCAATCGCTGGCGGGTGGTGCTGGACGGCCGGTCGGTCGAGGTTTCGCGGCCCGGCACCCAGGACCTGCGGATCGAAGGGCTGGCGCCGGGTCCCCATGACATCCGCGCCGAAAAGATCAGCGAATCGCCGGGGCCGGCGCTGTTCGGCGGCTTCTTCCTGGACGATCCGGCGAACGCCCTGCCCCCGCCCGCGCCGGCGGCGCGGCTGATCGAGTTCATCGGCGATTCCGACACGGTGGGCTTTGCCAATACCGCCAAGCGCCGCGATTGCAACGACGCGGAAATCTATGCCGCGACCGACACCAGCCGCAGCTTCGGCCCGCAAGTGGCGGCGGCGCTGGGTGCGGATTACCGGATCATCGCCCGCTCGGGCATCGGGCTTTTGCGCAACTACGGCGGCGCCGATCCCGACAAGACCATGGATCGACTCTATCCGCTGGCCCTGCCCGGCGATCCCGCCGCGCCCGCCCTGCCCCAGCGGCCGGCAGGGATCGTCGTGATCGGGCTCGGCTCGAACGTCTTCGGCTCGGCCCTGGCACCGGGCGAGCGCTGGACCGACAAGAGCCAGCTGCGCCACGACTTCGGCCCGGCGCTGGCCGATTTCGCCGCCGCACGCGCGCGGGAAAATCCCGGCGCGCTGATGGTCTTGCTGGCCTTCGGCGAATACGGTCCGGAACTGGTCGAGGCGCATCGCGCCGCCTCGGAACTGCTGACGGGCAAGGGCATCGGCAACCGGCTGGTGATCCTGGCCAATCCGCGGCGCGACGCCTGCCTGTGGCACCCCTCTGCCGCCGATCATGCCATGATCGCCGAAAGCCTGATCCAGGCGCTGCACACCCCTTCGGCCGCCGGAGGCGATTAG